TTGCGGCGGCCGCGTCACGCTCGGCCTGCAGCTGGTAGTTGGCGGCGGCCTGCTGCGTGGCGTCAGCGGACTGGGCGACCTGGGCGGCCAGGTCGGCCGTCAGGGTGGGCAGTTCGAGGGTCTGCGTCACGGGCTCGGCGGCGTTCGCCGAGCCGGCCGCCCCGGCTACTGCCAGGGTGCCGAGAACGCCACCGGCAACTCCCGCCCGCATCGCGATGGTGGACGCGCTGCGGCGGGGCTTCCGGTGGCTGCGTATGTGAGCGGTGTGGGACATGGGAACAACCGGTACCAGGGGCTCCTTCATATCTTCAAGAAACGTGTGGTGCGCCACAGTTACTCAATCGAGGCCGGAAAACCCGGGCGCGTCACTCTTTATTGACGCCGTAACGGACATTGCGGACCCACACGATCAAGCCCTTGATCACGGTCTTTGATCATTAAGTCCGAATTGCGGCGCGCCTACCATCGGTTGGGGTGGATGGCCAAGCCCCGTTCTCAGACGACTCTCATGGATGTGGCGGAGGTCACGGAACGGATGCCCGGAGGGCGGCGTCTCGCGCGCCCGGCAGTTCGTGAACGCGTGCACGCGTCCGCACCCCGTCCACATCGCGCCCCGGACCTCCCCCTGACGTGTGAACGCGGCTCTCTATCAGGGGGCACCGTCCAACGCCAATTTGCATGCAGCGGAACTCTCTTGATATGGAGACGCCCCTTCTGGCCTGCGATGACGAGCGAAAATGTCACTTCTGGTGATCAGCTGAACGCTTCGCGTGCGAAGATCACCCATCATCCGACTTCATGATCCTTCGTCAGGTGGTGGAGATCACAAAGCTTGTGTAATACCCCGTGTCGCAGATCACAGAGCGGCAGGCATAAGATGCGAGGCAGTTGGGCTTGTGACCTGCTTCACATGTTCTCGATCTTCGCTCGCGACGGGCGTGGCGCGAGGGACCGGTGGGACGGACGTGAGCCCAGTGCAACCGCCAGCAGTCAGCGCCGACTGAGAGGAGCGAGGAGCGGTGAACGCGTATGCGCCCATCCTCGTACTGGGAGCCCTCGGGGCAGGCTTTGCGATCTTCTCCGTGGTCATGGCCACGCTGATCGGTCCGAAGCGGTACAACCGGGCCAAACTCGAGGCCTACGAGTGCGGCATCGAGCCGACCCCCACGCCGGCCGGCGGCGGGCGCTTCCCCATCAAGTACTACCTGACGGCGATGCTCTTCATCGTCTTCGACATCGAGATCGTCTTCCTCTACCCCTGGGCCGTCACCTTCGACGCCCTGGGTGTTTTCGGGCTCGTGGAGATGCTGCTCTTCGTGCTCACCGTCTTCGTCGCGTACGCGTACGTATGGCGGCGCGGCGGCCTGGAATGGGACTGAGGGGCCTTTAGAGACATGGGACTCGAAGAAAAGCTGCCGAGCGGCTTCCTGCTCACCACCGTCGAGCAGGCCGCGGGCTGGGTGCGCAAGGCGTCCGTCTTCCCGGCCACGTTCGGCCTGGCCTGCTGCGCCATCGAGATGATGACCACCGGCGCCGGACGCTACGACCTCGCGCGCTTCGGCATGGAGGTCTTCCGCGGCTCGCCGCGCCAGGCGGACCTGATGATCGTCGCCGGCCGGGTGAGCCAGAAGATGGCGCCGGTGCTCAGGCAGGTCTACGACCAGATGCCGGCCCCGAAGTGGGTGATCTCCATGGGCGTCTGCGCCTCCTCGGGCGGCATGTTCAACAACTACGCGATCGTCCAGGGCGTCGACCACATCGTCCCGGTCGACATCTATCTCCCCGGCTGCCCGCCCCGGCCCGAGATGCTGATGGACGCGATCCTCAAGCTCCACCAGAAGATCCAGTCCTCCAAGCTCGGCGTGAACGCCGAGGAAGCGGCCCGCGAGGCGGAGGAGGCGGCGCTCAAGGCCCTGCCCACGATCGAGATGAAGGGGCTGCTGCGGTGAGCGACGGACACGGCACCAACGGCGCCGACGGGTCCGCGAACGGGGTGAACCCCGAGAAGGACCTCTCCGCCTCCAACCTCCCCGGCCAGCGCGGCCAGGGCGGTGAGGAGATCCGCGTCCAGCGCGGCATGTTCGGCGCCGACAACGGCGGCGACACCTCCGGCTACGGCGGACTGGTCCGCTCGGTCCGGCTCCCCGGGCCCGCGGCCCGGCCCTACGGCGGCTGGTTCGACGAGGTCGCCGACGAGCTGGAGGGCGCGCTGGAGGAGCAGGGACTGCTCCCCGGCAACGCCATCGAGAAGACGGTCGTCGACCGCGGCGAGATCACGTTCCACATCGAGCGCGAGCACCTGGTCCGCGTCGCCCGCACCCTGCGCGACGACCCCGCCCTGCGCTTCGAGCTGTGCACGGGCGTCAGCGGCGTCCACTACCCGCACGACAAGGGCCGCGAGCTGCACGCCGTCTACCACCTGCGCTCGATCACCCACAACCGGCTCGTCCGGCTGGAGGTCAGCGCCCCGGACGGCGACCCGCGCATCCCGTCGCTGGTCCCCGTCTACCCGACGAACGACTGGCACGAGCGCGAGACGTACGACTTCTTCGGAATCGTCTTCGACGGCCACCCGGCCCTGACGCGGATCATGATGCCGGACGACTGGCAGGGCCACCCGCAGCGCAAGGACTACCCCCTCGGCGGCATCCCCGTCGAGTACAAGGGCGCCCAGATCCCGGCTCCGGACCAGCGGAGGTCGTACTCGTGAGCACGCAGTCAGCATCAGCGGCCTCGGCCGCCTCGGCGCGCGAGACCACCGAGGGCACCGTCTACACGGTCACCGGTGGCGACTGGGACGAGGTCGTCCAGTCCGCGGCCCGCGCCGACGACGAGCGCATCGTCGTCAACATGGGTCCCCAGCACCCGTCCACCCATGGAGTGCTCCGCCTGATCCTGGAGATCGAGGGCGAGACGGTCACCGAGGCCCGCTGCGGCATCGGCTACCTGCACACCGGCATCGAGAAGAACCTCGAGTTCCGCACGTGGACGCAGGGCACCACGTTCGTGACGCGCATGGACTACCTGACGTCCTTCTTCAACGAGACCGCCTACTGTCTCGCCGTCGAGAAGCTGCTCGGCATCGAGGACCAGATCACCGAGCGCGCCAAGATCATCCGGGTGCTCCTGATGGAGCTGAACCGGCTCTCCTCGCACCTGGTGTGCATCGCCACCGGCGGCATGGAGCTGGGCGCCACCACGATCATGATCTACGGATTCCGTGATCGTGAAATGATTCTCGACATCTACGAGCTCATCACGGGCCTCAGGATGAACCACGCGTACATCCGGCCCGGCGGACTCGCCCAGGACCTGCCGCCCGGCGCGGTGGACCAGATCCGCGAGTTCGTCAAGAAGATGAGGAAGAACCTCCCGGAGTACGACAAGCTCGCCACCGGGAACCCCATCTTCAAGGCCCGTATGCAGGACGTCGGCTACCTCGACCTGGCCGGCTGCATGGCCCTCGGCGCCACCGGCCCGATCCTGCGCTCCACCGGCCTGCCGCACGACCTGCGCAAGTCGCAGCCGTACTGCGACTACGAGACGTACGACTTCGACGTCCCGACCGCCGACAGCTGCGACTCCTACGGACGGTTCCTGATCCGTCTGGAGGAGATGCGCCAGTCGCTCGGGATCGTCGAGCAGTGCCTCGACCGGCTGCAGCCCGGCCCGGTCATGGTCGCCGACAAGAAGATCGCCTGGCCGGCCCAGCTCGCCCTGGGACCGGACGGGCTCGGCAACTCCCTCGACCACATCAAGAAGATCATGGGCACCTCCATGGAGGCCCTGATCCACCACTTCAAGCTGGTCACCGAGGGCTTCCGGGTACCGCCGGGACAGGCCTACGCGGCCGTCGAGTCGCCCAAGGGCGAGCTCGGGGTCCACGCCGTCTCCGACGGCGGCACCCGCCCCTTCCGGGTCCACTTCCGCGACCCGTCCTTCACCAACCTGCAGGCCATGGCGGCGATGTGCGAGGGCGGCCAGGTCGCCGACGTCATCGTCGCCGTCGCGTCCATCGACCCCGTGATGGGAGGCGTCGACCGGTGACCACCAGTTCCTCGGAGCGGGGCGTCAGCCTGGGCATGCCCGAACTGCCCGCACCCGCGTACCCGGACGACGTCCGGGCCCGGCTGGAGACGGACGCGCGCGAGGTCATCGCGCGCTACCCGGACTCCCGGTCGGCCCTGCTGCCGCTGCTCCACCTCGTGCAGTCGGAGGAGGGCCACGTCACGCGCACCGGCATGCGGTTCTGCGCGGAGATGCTCGGCCTGACCACCGCCGAGGTCACCGCCGTCGCCACCTTCTACACCATGTACCGGCGCAAGGCCTCCGGCGACTACCAGGTCGGCGTCTGCACCAACACGCTGTGCGCGGTGATGGGCGGCGACGCGATCTTCGAGACCCTCCAGGAGCACCTGGGCATCGGCAACGGCGAGACCACCGGCGACGGCAAGGTCACCCTGGAGCACATCGAGTGCAACGCGGCCTGCGACTTCGCGCCCGTCGTGATGGTCAACTGGGAGTTCTTCGACAACCAGACCCCCGGCAGCGCCAAGCGCCTGGTCGACGACCTGCGCGAGGGGCGGCCCGTCCAGCCCACGCGCGGGGCGCGGCTGTGCACCTTCAAGGAGACCGCGCGGATCCTGGCCGGCTTCCCCGACGAGCGGCCCGGGGCCGTCGAGGAGAGCGGCGGCGCGGGACCGGCGTCGCTGGTGGGCCTCCGCCTGGCGAGGGGGGAGACCGCACCCGCGCGCGTGGTCCATCCGCGCGGAGGCCCGCACGAGCAGCCGCACGGCACCGCGCACGAGCCGTCGCCCGCCGAGCACCTCAGCTCCCACGACGCGCCGCAGGACACATCGGCCTCCGACCCCGCCCACCCGGCCGGGCCCGCCGCCGAGGAGGGGGAGTGATGACCGTGGTACCCGAGGTCAAGGACACGAGCCCGGAGAAGCTGCTCGCACCGGTGCTGTCGGCCTTCTGGGACGAGGACCGGTCCTGGAGCCTGGACGTCTACCGCAGGCACGGGGGGTACGAGGGGCTCCGCAAGGCGCTCGCCATGTCCCCGGACGACCTGATCGCCTACGTCAAGGAGTCCGGGCTGCGCGGCCGCGGCGGCGCGGGATTCCCGACCGGGATGAAGTGGCAGTTCATCCCGCAGGGGGACGGAAAGCCGCACTATCTCGTCGTCAACGCAGACGAGTCGGAGCCCGGGACCTGCAAGGACATCCCGCTCCTCTTCGCGAACCCGCACAGCCTCGTCGAGGGCATCGTCATCGCGTGCTACGCCATCAGGTCGTCGCACGCCTTCATCTATCTGCGGGGCGAGGTCGTCCCCGTCCTGCGGCGGCTGCACGAGGCCGTGCGCGAGGCCTACGCGGCGGGCTACCTCGGCGAGAACATCCTGGGCAGCGGGCTCGACCTGGAACTCACCGTGCACGCCGGCGCCGGCGCGTACATCTGCGGTGAGGAGACCGCCCTGCTCGACTCGCTCGAAGGCCGCCGCGGCCAGCCGCGGCTGCGTCCTCCCTTCCCCGCCGTCGAAGGGCTCTACGCCTGCCCCACTGTGGTGAACAACGTCGAGTCGATCGCGTCGGTTCCCGCCATCCTGAAGAACGGGAAAGACTGGTTCAGGTCCATGGGCAGCGAGAAGTCCCCGGGCTTCACGCTCTACTCGCTCAGCGGCCACGTCGCCAGCCCCGGCCAGTACGAGGCCCCGCTCGGCATCACGCTGCGCCAGCTCCTCGACATGAGCGGCGGGATGCGCGCCGGGCACCGCCTCAAGTTCTGGACCCCGGGCGGCTCCTCGACCCCGATGTTCACCGACGAGCACCTCGACGTCCCCCTCGACTACGAGGGCGTCGGCGCCGCCGGTTCCATGCTCGGCACCAAGGCCCTGCAGTGCTTCGACGAGACGACCTGCGTGGTGCGGGCGGTGACCCGCTGGACCGAGTTCTACGCCCACGAGTCCTGCGGCAAGTGCACGCCCTGCCGCGAAGGGACGTACTGGCTGGTGCAGTTGCTGCGGGACATCGAGGCGGGCAAGGGCGTCATGTCCGACCTCGACAAGCTGGGCGACATCGCCGACAACATCAACGGCAAGTCCTTCTGCGCCCTCGGCGACGGCGCGGCCTCACCCATCTTCTCCTCGCTGAAGTACTTCCGCGAGGAGTACGAGCAGCACATCACGGGCCGGGGCTGTCCCTTCGACCCGGCCAAGTCGACGGCCTGGGCGGACCGCCCGGAGGTGAACGCATGACCGTGACCACCAGTGCTCCCTCCGGAGGGGGAGAGGCGGCGGTCCCGCCGGAAGACCTCGTCACGCTGACGATCGACGGCGCCGAGATCAGCGTGCCCAAGGGCACCCTGGTCATCCGGGCCGCCGAGCAGCTCGGCATCGAGATCCCGCGCTTCTGCGACCACCCCCTCCTGGACCCGGCCGGTGCCTGCCGCCAGTGCATCGTCGAGGTCGAGGGCCAGCGCAAGCCGATGGCGTCCTGCACCATCACCTGCACGGACGGGATGGTGGTGAAGACCCACCTCACGTCGCCCGTCGCCGAGAAGGCCCAGCACGGGGTGATGGAGCTGCTGCTCATCAACCACCCGCTGGACTGCCCGGTCTGCGACAAGGGCGGCGAGTGCCCGCTGCAGAACCAGGCCATGTCGCACGGCAACGCGGAGTCCCGCTTCGAGGGCCGCAAGCGGACCTACGAGAAGCCGGTCCCCATCTCCACGCAGGTGCTGCTCGACCGCGAGCGGTGCGTGCTGTGCGCCCGCTGCACCCGGTTCTCCAACCAGGTCGCGGGCGACCCGATGATCGAGCTGGTCGAGCGGGGCGCGCTCCAGCAGGTCGGCACCGGCGAGGGCGACCCCTTCGAGTCGTACTTCTCCGGCAACACCATCCAGATCTGCCCGGTCGGCGCCCTCACCTCGGCCGCCTACCGGTTCCGCTCCCGCCCCTTCGACCTGGTCTCCTCGCCGTCGGTGTGCGAGCACTGCGCCGGCGGCTGCGCCACCCGCACCGACCACCGGCGCGGCAAGGTCATGCGGCGGCTCGCCGCCAACGACCCCGAGGTCAACGAGGAGTGGATGTGCGACAAGGGACGCTTCGCGTTCCGCTACGCACAGCTCAAGGACCGCCTCGACGTCCCCCTGGTGCGCAACGCCGAGGGCGTCCTGGAGGCCGCCTCCTGGCCCGAGGCGCTGGAAGCGGCCGCGCGCGGACTGACCGCCGCCCGGTCCCGGGCCGGTGTCCTCACCGGCGGCCGGCTGACCGTCGAGGACGCCTACGCGTACAGCAAGTTCGCGCGCGTGGCGCTCGACACCAACGACATCGACTTCCGCGCGCGCGTGCACAGCGGCGAGGAGGCCGACTTCCTGGCGTCCCGGGTGGCCGGCCGGGGCCGTGACCTCGACGGCACGGGCGTCACGTACGCCTCCCTGGAGAAGGCGCCCGCCGTCCTGCTCGTCGGGTTCGAGTCGGAGGAGGAGGCGCCCGGCGTCTTCCTGCGGCTGCGCAAGGCGTGGCGCAGGCACAAGCAGCGGGTCTACGCCCTCGCCACACACGCCACCCGGGGCCTGGAGAAGGCGGGCGGCACCCTGCTGCCGGCCGCTCCCGGCACCGAGACCGAGTGGCTGGACGCCCTCGCGAGCGGCGTCGGCCTGGAGGACTCCGGCACGGAGGCCGCGCAGGCGCTGCGCGCCGAGGGCGCCGTGCTCGTGGTGGGGGAGCGGCTCGCCGCGGTCCCGGGCGGGCTCACCGCCGCCGTACGCGCCGCCGCCGCGACCGGCGCCCGGCTCGTGTGGATTCCGCGGCGGGCCGGCGAGCGCGGCGCCGTCGAGGTGGGCGCGCTGCCGTCGCTGCTGCCGGGCGGCCGCCCGGCGACCGACCCGCGCGCGCGGGAGGAGGTCGCCGCCGTCTGGGGGCTGGCCGAACTGCCCGCGCGCTACGGCCGCGACACTCACCAGATCATCGAGGCCGCCGCCACCGGTGAACTCTCGGCCCTCGTGGTCGCCGGCGTGGAGCCGGCCGACCTGCCCGACCCGGCACGCGCGCGTGAGGCGCTCGACAGCGTCGGCTTCCTGGTGTCGCTGGAGCTGCGGCCCAGCGAGGTCACCGAACGCGCCGACGTCGTCCTGCCGGTCGCCGCGGTCGCCGAGAAGCCCGGCACCTTCCTGAACTGGGAGGGCAGGGTGCGGTTCTTCGACGCCGCCCTGAAGCCCGAGCAGATGACCCGCCGCCTCGCCCCGACCGACACGCGCGTGCTGCAGATGCTGGCCGACGCCATGGACGTCCACCTGGGCCTGCCCGATCTGCGCACCACGCGCGCGGAGATCGACCGGCTCGGCGCCTGGGACGGCCCGCGGGCCTCCGCGCCCGTGGAGTCCGCCAGGGCGCTGCCGCGCCCGGCCGCCGGGGAGGCCGTGCTCGCCGGCCACCGGCTGCTGCTCGACCAGGGCGTCCTGCAGGAGGGCGACGAGGCGCTCGCCGGCACCCGGCACGCCGCCCACGCCCGGCTGTCGTCCGCCACGGCCGCCGAGGCGGGCGTCGCGGACGGCGAGGTCCTGACCGTCACCGGTCCCCGGGGCACGGTCGGACTCCCGCTCCGGATCACCGACATGCCCGACCGGGTGGTCTGGCTCCCGCTGAACTCCGTCGGCGGCGGCGTCGCCTCCGACACCGGGGCCACTCCCGGCTCCCTCGTCCGCATCGGCCCGGCGGCCCGTGCCGAAGAAGCCCCCGAGGAGGTGGAGGCATGAGCCCGTACCTCGCCGCTGAAGACCTCTCGATGTTCGGCCGCGACCCCTGGTGGCTGGTCGTGATCAAGGCGGTCTTCTGCTTCGCCTTCCTGATGGTGACCGTGCTCTTCTCCATCGTGTGGGAGCGCAAGGTCGTCGCCTGGATGCAGCTGCGCATCGGCCCCAACCGGCACGGCCCCTGGGGCATGCTCCAGTCGCTCGCCGACGGCGTGAAGCTGATGCTCAAGGAAGACATCATCGTCAAGCGCGCGGACAAGGTGGTCTACGTCCTCGCACCGATCGTCGCGGCCATCCCGGCCTTCATGGC
Above is a genomic segment from Streptomyces collinus Tu 365 containing:
- a CDS encoding NADH-quinone oxidoreductase subunit D, which codes for MSTQSASAASAASARETTEGTVYTVTGGDWDEVVQSAARADDERIVVNMGPQHPSTHGVLRLILEIEGETVTEARCGIGYLHTGIEKNLEFRTWTQGTTFVTRMDYLTSFFNETAYCLAVEKLLGIEDQITERAKIIRVLLMELNRLSSHLVCIATGGMELGATTIMIYGFRDREMILDIYELITGLRMNHAYIRPGGLAQDLPPGAVDQIREFVKKMRKNLPEYDKLATGNPIFKARMQDVGYLDLAGCMALGATGPILRSTGLPHDLRKSQPYCDYETYDFDVPTADSCDSYGRFLIRLEEMRQSLGIVEQCLDRLQPGPVMVADKKIAWPAQLALGPDGLGNSLDHIKKIMGTSMEALIHHFKLVTEGFRVPPGQAYAAVESPKGELGVHAVSDGGTRPFRVHFRDPSFTNLQAMAAMCEGGQVADVIVAVASIDPVMGGVDR
- a CDS encoding NADH-quinone oxidoreductase subunit A, with product MNAYAPILVLGALGAGFAIFSVVMATLIGPKRYNRAKLEAYECGIEPTPTPAGGGRFPIKYYLTAMLFIVFDIEIVFLYPWAVTFDALGVFGLVEMLLFVLTVFVAYAYVWRRGGLEWD
- a CDS encoding NADH-quinone oxidoreductase subunit C codes for the protein MSDGHGTNGADGSANGVNPEKDLSASNLPGQRGQGGEEIRVQRGMFGADNGGDTSGYGGLVRSVRLPGPAARPYGGWFDEVADELEGALEEQGLLPGNAIEKTVVDRGEITFHIEREHLVRVARTLRDDPALRFELCTGVSGVHYPHDKGRELHAVYHLRSITHNRLVRLEVSAPDGDPRIPSLVPVYPTNDWHERETYDFFGIVFDGHPALTRIMMPDDWQGHPQRKDYPLGGIPVEYKGAQIPAPDQRRSYS
- the nuoF gene encoding NADH-quinone oxidoreductase subunit NuoF is translated as MTVVPEVKDTSPEKLLAPVLSAFWDEDRSWSLDVYRRHGGYEGLRKALAMSPDDLIAYVKESGLRGRGGAGFPTGMKWQFIPQGDGKPHYLVVNADESEPGTCKDIPLLFANPHSLVEGIVIACYAIRSSHAFIYLRGEVVPVLRRLHEAVREAYAAGYLGENILGSGLDLELTVHAGAGAYICGEETALLDSLEGRRGQPRLRPPFPAVEGLYACPTVVNNVESIASVPAILKNGKDWFRSMGSEKSPGFTLYSLSGHVASPGQYEAPLGITLRQLLDMSGGMRAGHRLKFWTPGGSSTPMFTDEHLDVPLDYEGVGAAGSMLGTKALQCFDETTCVVRAVTRWTEFYAHESCGKCTPCREGTYWLVQLLRDIEAGKGVMSDLDKLGDIADNINGKSFCALGDGAASPIFSSLKYFREEYEQHITGRGCPFDPAKSTAWADRPEVNA
- a CDS encoding NuoB/complex I 20 kDa subunit family protein — translated: MGLEEKLPSGFLLTTVEQAAGWVRKASVFPATFGLACCAIEMMTTGAGRYDLARFGMEVFRGSPRQADLMIVAGRVSQKMAPVLRQVYDQMPAPKWVISMGVCASSGGMFNNYAIVQGVDHIVPVDIYLPGCPPRPEMLMDAILKLHQKIQSSKLGVNAEEAAREAEEAALKALPTIEMKGLLR
- the nuoE gene encoding NADH-quinone oxidoreductase subunit NuoE — encoded protein: MTTSSSERGVSLGMPELPAPAYPDDVRARLETDAREVIARYPDSRSALLPLLHLVQSEEGHVTRTGMRFCAEMLGLTTAEVTAVATFYTMYRRKASGDYQVGVCTNTLCAVMGGDAIFETLQEHLGIGNGETTGDGKVTLEHIECNAACDFAPVVMVNWEFFDNQTPGSAKRLVDDLREGRPVQPTRGARLCTFKETARILAGFPDERPGAVEESGGAGPASLVGLRLARGETAPARVVHPRGGPHEQPHGTAHEPSPAEHLSSHDAPQDTSASDPAHPAGPAAEEGE
- a CDS encoding NADH-quinone oxidoreductase subunit G, producing the protein MTVTTSAPSGGGEAAVPPEDLVTLTIDGAEISVPKGTLVIRAAEQLGIEIPRFCDHPLLDPAGACRQCIVEVEGQRKPMASCTITCTDGMVVKTHLTSPVAEKAQHGVMELLLINHPLDCPVCDKGGECPLQNQAMSHGNAESRFEGRKRTYEKPVPISTQVLLDRERCVLCARCTRFSNQVAGDPMIELVERGALQQVGTGEGDPFESYFSGNTIQICPVGALTSAAYRFRSRPFDLVSSPSVCEHCAGGCATRTDHRRGKVMRRLAANDPEVNEEWMCDKGRFAFRYAQLKDRLDVPLVRNAEGVLEAASWPEALEAAARGLTAARSRAGVLTGGRLTVEDAYAYSKFARVALDTNDIDFRARVHSGEEADFLASRVAGRGRDLDGTGVTYASLEKAPAVLLVGFESEEEAPGVFLRLRKAWRRHKQRVYALATHATRGLEKAGGTLLPAAPGTETEWLDALASGVGLEDSGTEAAQALRAEGAVLVVGERLAAVPGGLTAAVRAAAATGARLVWIPRRAGERGAVEVGALPSLLPGGRPATDPRAREEVAAVWGLAELPARYGRDTHQIIEAAATGELSALVVAGVEPADLPDPARAREALDSVGFLVSLELRPSEVTERADVVLPVAAVAEKPGTFLNWEGRVRFFDAALKPEQMTRRLAPTDTRVLQMLADAMDVHLGLPDLRTTRAEIDRLGAWDGPRASAPVESARALPRPAAGEAVLAGHRLLLDQGVLQEGDEALAGTRHAAHARLSSATAAEAGVADGEVLTVTGPRGTVGLPLRITDMPDRVVWLPLNSVGGGVASDTGATPGSLVRIGPAARAEEAPEEVEA